One part of the Scatophagus argus isolate fScaArg1 chromosome 12, fScaArg1.pri, whole genome shotgun sequence genome encodes these proteins:
- the LOC124068489 gene encoding cysteine-rich and transmembrane domain-containing protein 1-like produces MNFEQPPPYNGPTAPGYPGQVPPQGYPAQVNMAQPNPAYPNYPPGPMGPGGPYPGPGQPPYQAYPGQPQYGWQGGPPPGQMYGEGPKNTVYVVEDRRRDDTGDTCLTACWTALCCCCLWDMLT; encoded by the exons ATGAATTTTGAGCAGCCTCCTCCATACAATGGCCCCACTGCTCCAGGCTACCCAGGCCAGGTCCCACCTCAGGGTTACCCTGCACAGGTGAACATGGCACAGCCTAATCCTGCTTACCCTAACTACCCTCCTGGACCAATGGGCCCTGGAGGTCCCTATCCTGGCCCAGGACAGCCTCCTTATCAAGCGTACCCTGGACAACCACAATATGGCTGGCAAGGGGGACCCCCTCCTGGACAAATGTATGGGGAAGGTCCCAAAAACACAG TGTACGTGGTGGAGGACAGGAGAAGAGATGACACAGGAGACACATGCCTGACAGCCTGCTGGACagctttgtgctgctgctgtctttggGACATGCTGACATAA
- the eif4ebp3l gene encoding eukaryotic translation initiation factor 4E-binding protein 3-like, which translates to MSTGTKEVKSCPIPTRVLTLKDWSQLPDCYSQTPGGTLFSTTPGGTRIIYDRKFLLDCRNSPLARTPPCCLPQIPGVTVPATHPIGKLQDLKEEAEEEEKDIADDNQFEMDI; encoded by the exons ATGTCGACCGGCACAAAAGAAGTTAAAAGTTGCCCCATCCCGACCAGGGTGCTCACTCTGAAGGACTGGTCCCAGCTACCCGACTGTTACAGCCAGACACCCGGGGGCACCCTGTTCTCCACCACGCCTGGAG GTACTCGTATCATCTATGACAGGAAGTTTCTGTTAGATTGTAGAAACTCCCCTCTTGCCCGGACCCCCCCATGCTGTTTGCCTCAGATTCCAGGGGTAACAGTACCTGCTACACACCCCATTGGGAAATTGCAGGATCTCAAAGAggaagctgaggaggaagagaaggacatTGCAG ATGACAACCAGTTTGAGATGGACATCTGA
- the acsl4a gene encoding long-chain-fatty-acid--CoA ligase 4 has product MGLQSDSALESILLFPIHLLVWLYSILSFLPWYYITGAGQKTSVSKRIKARSTSGCSEGPYRSVDHFDSLAREDFPGKNTLDKLFEHAVQRFGQAHCLGTRDILSEENEIQPTGKLFKKLILGKYRWLSYNELDAVVGQFGSGLAALGQQPKSNIAIFCETRAEWMITAQACFRRNFPLVTFYSTLGEEAIAFGLNETGVTHLVTSVELLETKLKNVLSQIPKLKHVIYVDQKKVSTEGYPAGLSIHSMQAVLELGTLPENMAREIVKPQPSDLAVIMYTSGSTGRPKGVMIVHSNLIAGMTGQCERIPGLGPSDTYIAYLPLAHVLEMTAEISCVTYGCRIGYSSPQTLSDQSTKIKKGSKGDCSVLRPTLMAAVPEIMDRINKNVMSKVQEMSFIQKKLFTLGYNYKLEQIKRGYDAPLCNALLFRKVKKLLGGQVRMMLSGGAPLSAATQRFMNVCFCCPVGQGYGLTETCGAGTITEVADISTGRVGAPLVCCEIRLRDWAEGGYTSKDKPNPRGEILIGGPNVTMGYYRNESNSQDFFVDEKGQRWFCTGDIGEIYPDGCLQIVDRKKDLVKLQAGEYVSLGKVESALKNCSLVDNICAYANSEQNYVISFVVPNQKKLTELAKERGIVGKWEEICTHPEMEREVLRKIKEVAVNIKLQRFEIPLKVHLSPEPWTPETGLVTDAFKLKRKELKNHYLQHIERMYGGK; this is encoded by the exons ATGGGACTCCAGTCGGACTCTGCACTTGAATCCATCCTGCTCTTTCCAATCCACCTTCTGGTATGGCTTTATTCCATCCTGTCCTTCCTGCCCTGGTACTATATCACTGGTGCTGGGCAAAAAACATCTGTGTCTAAGCGGATAAAGGCCCGCTCTACTTCAGGTTGTTCAGAGGGACCATACCGCTCTGTGGACCACTTTGATTCCCTGGCCAGGGAGGACTTCCCAGGCAAGAACACCTTGGATAAGCTATTTGAGCATGCTGTGCAGCGCTTTGGACAAGCACATTGTCTTGGTACCCGAGATATACTGAGCGAAGAGAATGAGATTCAACCTACTggtaaattatttaaaaag CTGATCCTGGGAAAGTATAGATGGCTGTCCTACAATGAGCTGGATGCTGTAGTTGGTCAGTTTGGCAGTGGATTGGCAGCTCTGGGGCAGCAGCCTAAAAGCAATATTGCAATTTTCTGTGAGACCAGAGCAGAGTGGATGATCACGGCCCAGGCATGCTTCAGGCGCAACTTCCCAT TGGTGACATTCTATTCCACCCTGGGAGAGGAGGCAATTGCATTTGGGCTAAATGAGACTGGAGTTACACATCTGGTTACCAGTGTGGAATTGCTTGAGACTAAACTGAAA aATGTGCTTTCACAAATCCCAAAACTGAAGCATGTGATCTATGTGGACCAGAAGAAAGTGAGCACAGAAGGCTACCCGGCAGGACTGTCCATCCACAGCATGCAGGCCGTACTAGAGCTGGGCACGCTGCCTGAAAATA TGGCGAGAGAGATTGTGAAGCCCCAGCCTTCTGATCTGGCTGTGATAATGTACACCAGTGGGTCTACAGGTAGACCTAAAGGGGTCATGATTGTCCACAGTAACCTAATAGCAGGAATGACAGGCCAGTGTGAACGCATTCCTGGTCTGGG GCCTAGTGATACTTACATAGCCTATCTGCCCCTGGCTCACGTTCTGGAAATGACAGCTGAAATCTCCTGTGTCACATATGGCTGTCGGATCGGTTACTCATCTCCTCAGACGCTGTCGGACCAG TCTACCAAGATAAAAAAAGGAAGTAAAGGAGACTGCTCTGTGCTCAGACCCACCCTGATGGCAGCTGTGCCA GAAATTATGGATCGAATAAACAAGAACGTGATGAGCAAAGTGCAAGAAATGAGTTTCATTCAGAAGAAGCTGTTTACTCTGGGCTACAATTATAAACTTGAGCAGATCAAGAGAGGCTATGACGCACCACTCTGCAATGC CCTGTTGTTCCGGAAAGTGAAGAAACTACTGGGAGGGCAGGTGAGGATGATGTTGTCTGGAGGAGCCCCACTGTCAGCAGCCACTCAGAGATTTATGAATGTATGCTTCTGTTGTCCAGTGGGCCAGGGCTATGGCCTCACTGAGACCTGCGGAGCGGGCACCATTACTGAGG TTGCAGACATCAGCACTGGCCGTGTTGGAGCTCCTCTTGTGTGCTGTGAGATCAGACTCAGGGACTGGGCTGAAG GAGGCTACACCAGCAAAGACAAGCCAAACCCAAGAGGAGAGATCCTGATAGGTGGTCCCAATGTAACTATGGGTTACTACAGGAATGAAAGCAACAGTCAGGACTTTTTTGTGGATGAAAAAGGTCAGAGATGGTTCTGCACTGGAGACATAGGAGAGATTTACCCAGATGGCTGTCTACAAATAGTGG ACCGCAAGAAGGACTTAGTGAAACTGCAGGCGGGGGAGTATGTGTCTCTTGGTAAGGTCGAGTCTGCTCTGAAAAACTGCTCTCTCGTGGACAACATCTGTGCATACGCAAACAG TGAACAGAACTACGTGATCAGCTTTGTGGTTCCCAACCAGAAAAAGTTGACAGAGCTGGCCAAAGAGAGAGGCATTGTGGGAAAATGGGAAGAGATCTGCACTCACCCTGAAATGGAAAGAGAGGTTCTGAGGAAGATCAAGGAGGTCGCTGTGAACA TAAAACTCCAGCGATTTGAAATTCCATTGAAAGTGCATCTGAGTCCAGAGCCGTGGACCCCTGAGACAGGTCTTGTCACAGATGCATTcaagctgaagaggaaagagcTGAAGAACCACTATCTCCAACACATAGAGAGAATGTATGGGGGTAAATAA